In Flammeovirgaceae bacterium 311, one DNA window encodes the following:
- a CDS encoding hypothetical protein (COG0457 FOG: TPR repeat), translating into MTGKQWAGVAVAGVLAFSIYLLPQSVVKSDGEKLAATSPVPPSESPAAGISAAESAKAEEHSEDDGHDHSADGHLHSGQRQELPLAVREKLQSLKESASKTADKEKFAIFADSLAANWSKWAWHDSAAHWAEKAVTAVPTTDRRFRAGSLWYEAFQLAPDVAQQRLYGERAAGHLKKVLEKEPARSDAQVRLALTYVVTENPMQGIMLLRQVLEREPNNTEALYHMGVLSFQSSQYDKAIERFEALLKLASDHKEGHFYLALSYIELGQNAKAREHLLAVQKLETDPEVKAAVDSYLGRL; encoded by the coding sequence ATGACGGGAAAACAATGGGCGGGTGTAGCAGTAGCAGGGGTATTAGCCTTTAGCATATACCTTTTACCGCAATCAGTTGTAAAAAGCGACGGTGAAAAACTGGCTGCCACCAGTCCTGTACCCCCTTCAGAATCACCTGCGGCAGGCATTTCTGCCGCAGAATCGGCTAAAGCAGAAGAACATAGCGAAGACGATGGCCATGACCATAGTGCAGATGGCCATCTTCACAGCGGGCAGCGACAGGAGCTGCCCCTTGCCGTGCGCGAAAAGCTACAATCTCTGAAAGAAAGCGCCTCAAAGACAGCAGATAAAGAAAAATTTGCTATATTTGCCGACTCATTGGCCGCTAACTGGTCTAAATGGGCATGGCACGACAGTGCCGCCCATTGGGCAGAGAAAGCGGTTACAGCCGTTCCTACCACTGACCGCCGCTTTAGAGCAGGCAGCCTGTGGTATGAAGCGTTTCAGCTGGCTCCTGATGTTGCGCAGCAGCGCCTATATGGCGAGCGCGCAGCCGGCCACCTTAAAAAGGTGCTGGAAAAGGAGCCTGCACGTTCAGACGCCCAGGTACGGCTGGCTCTTACTTATGTAGTAACTGAAAACCCTATGCAGGGCATTATGTTACTGCGGCAGGTGCTTGAGCGTGAGCCAAATAACACCGAAGCGCTTTATCATATGGGTGTGCTTTCTTTTCAAAGCAGCCAGTATGACAAAGCGATAGAGCGTTTTGAAGCTTTACTGAAACTAGCGTCTGATCACAAGGAAGGGCATTTTTACCTGGCACTAAGTTATATTGAGCTGGGGCAGAATGCAAAAGCACGGGAGCATTTGCTGGCTGTGCAAAAGCTGGAAACAGACCCTGAAGTAAAGGCCGCTGTAGATAGTTATTTGGGCCGACTGTAG
- a CDS encoding a-glycosyltransferase (COG0438 Glycosyltransferase) → MRILYLHQYFKTPEEGGAIRSYYLGEAMAKRGHEVVMLTSWNGHYVKKEFIAGMEVHYLPVPYDNSMGFGRRIQAFGQYLWMARQRIDELMPADIVYATSSPLTIGLLALYLRRRYKLPYFFEVRDLWPEAPIQMGAIRNTLLIKSLRALEKQIYQQAEVVVALSPGIWDGIENLHPEAKIHMAPNMADCEFFTPVPKPAALVEQWGLEGRFVISYTGAAGATNHLEYLLAVAYASQQEALPVHFIVAAAGSELERLKREASDLRNLSFLPFGGKEQVREYLAVSDASYTSFGPQPILQTNSPNKLFDALAAGKLCVVNTRGWLQQLVEERQCGFYAPADNPAAFITKLLPYLQEPHLLKQAHVNARNTAETLFSRRAVTGGIIALLEDLA, encoded by the coding sequence ATGCGTATTCTCTACCTCCATCAATATTTCAAAACACCTGAAGAAGGAGGGGCCATCCGCTCGTATTACCTTGGAGAGGCGATGGCTAAAAGAGGGCATGAGGTGGTGATGCTCACCAGCTGGAATGGGCACTATGTTAAAAAGGAATTTATTGCAGGTATGGAGGTACATTATCTGCCGGTGCCATACGATAACTCGATGGGCTTTGGCAGGCGCATTCAGGCGTTCGGGCAGTATTTATGGATGGCCAGGCAGCGCATCGATGAGCTGATGCCGGCAGATATCGTCTATGCAACCTCCAGCCCCCTCACCATTGGATTGCTGGCGCTGTACCTGCGCAGGCGTTATAAGCTGCCTTATTTTTTCGAAGTACGCGATCTATGGCCCGAAGCACCCATTCAGATGGGTGCGATCAGGAATACATTACTGATTAAGTCGCTTAGAGCGCTGGAAAAGCAGATATATCAGCAGGCAGAGGTGGTGGTGGCCTTATCTCCCGGCATTTGGGATGGCATTGAGAACCTGCATCCTGAAGCAAAGATACACATGGCTCCAAACATGGCCGACTGTGAATTTTTTACTCCCGTTCCCAAGCCTGCAGCACTGGTAGAACAGTGGGGACTGGAGGGCAGGTTTGTGATCAGTTATACCGGGGCAGCCGGAGCAACCAACCACCTGGAGTATCTTTTAGCGGTGGCATATGCCAGCCAGCAGGAAGCGCTACCCGTACATTTTATAGTTGCGGCGGCAGGCAGTGAGCTGGAGCGGCTTAAGCGGGAGGCCAGTGACCTCCGGAACCTAAGCTTTTTACCTTTTGGCGGCAAGGAACAGGTGCGGGAGTACCTGGCCGTAAGCGACGCCTCCTACACCTCCTTTGGTCCGCAGCCAATTTTGCAGACCAACAGCCCCAATAAGCTTTTTGATGCCCTGGCTGCAGGTAAACTTTGTGTGGTAAATACCAGGGGCTGGCTACAGCAGCTGGTAGAGGAGCGGCAGTGTGGTTTTTATGCCCCGGCAGATAATCCGGCAGCATTCATCACAAAGCTGCTTCCCTACCTGCAGGAGCCCCATTTACTGAAACAGGCCCATGTAAACGCACGCAACACCGCCGAAACCCTTTTTTCCCGCCGTGCTGTTACCGGGGGTATCATAGCGCTGCTGGAAGATCTGGCTTAA
- a CDS encoding asparagine synthetase B (COG0367 Asparagine synthase (glutamine-hydrolyzing)), whose translation MCGLSMIIASEGAPAANAALEASLQHMQLRQQHRGPDSGGELSFPWGSSTLVLGSRRLQILGTTQEADQPMHRSWGSKRGWLSYNGELYNYTELRNELIQQGCTFSSTSDTEVVLYALLIWGKAVLERLNGMFALVYYEANGNEVPFLLLARDRRGQKPLYYTRQQHYWLAASELQGLLASGLVKKELNQQQLMHYLHYKFAERPQTFFKDIYELEPGHYLLLKPGHQQQEGTFVPSVKLFSADELGEEEVLEKVEELMIDALLNHLQSDKPVGLFLSGGVDSTLMLALLREHAAWQLPLCFTLGNRAGDASWGTQDYQWAEKAAKQYEAYHHHLLLDADTVLSRFEELGQRQDQPIADGAWISSCLLSEHAAAKVKVVLSGAGADELFAGYHRHSAFAKYLAHQGLIKSFLPLLKSGRKLLPAGRNVPGRKQWQLMKKFGKNLSANPYQTFANFTSLSILANGTEAESISGADPLQWALDRDRQQYLISDLLALNDKSGMQWGLEMRMPYLDGPLSEYISRLPAAYLLNGGRKWILKSLLQKYGGKTYTLRSKEGFGLPFGAWVQQGKTDFLWQWLEQKEHPLHELLPPAITKELLQAHRQGKADYSQELMALALLSIWIEKNFG comes from the coding sequence ATGTGCGGCCTTAGCATGATCATAGCCTCCGAAGGGGCGCCGGCTGCAAACGCTGCACTGGAGGCTTCGCTGCAGCACATGCAGCTGCGGCAGCAGCATCGCGGGCCCGATAGTGGTGGTGAGCTTAGCTTTCCCTGGGGCAGCAGTACCCTGGTGCTGGGTAGCCGCCGGCTGCAGATCCTGGGTACTACACAAGAGGCAGATCAGCCCATGCACCGCAGCTGGGGCAGTAAAAGGGGCTGGTTAAGCTATAATGGTGAACTTTATAACTACACAGAGCTTCGCAACGAGCTGATTCAGCAAGGATGCACCTTTAGCAGCACTTCAGATACAGAGGTGGTGCTGTATGCCCTGCTGATCTGGGGAAAAGCAGTGCTAGAGAGACTAAATGGCATGTTTGCCCTGGTCTATTACGAAGCTAATGGCAACGAAGTGCCTTTCCTGCTCCTGGCCAGGGACCGCCGGGGCCAGAAGCCACTTTACTACACCCGGCAGCAGCACTACTGGCTGGCGGCATCGGAACTGCAGGGGCTCTTGGCAAGTGGCCTGGTAAAAAAGGAGCTTAACCAGCAACAGCTCATGCACTACCTGCACTATAAGTTTGCGGAGCGCCCCCAGACTTTTTTCAAGGATATTTATGAACTGGAGCCCGGCCACTACCTGCTCCTGAAGCCCGGCCATCAACAGCAGGAGGGCACCTTTGTGCCATCTGTAAAGCTGTTTTCAGCTGATGAGCTCGGGGAGGAAGAGGTACTGGAAAAAGTGGAGGAGCTCATGATTGATGCCCTGCTCAACCACCTGCAGTCCGATAAGCCCGTAGGCCTTTTTTTGAGCGGCGGGGTAGATTCAACCCTGATGCTGGCACTGCTGCGGGAACATGCAGCCTGGCAACTGCCCCTTTGCTTTACCCTGGGCAATAGGGCCGGCGATGCCTCCTGGGGCACCCAAGACTACCAGTGGGCCGAAAAAGCCGCAAAGCAGTATGAGGCATACCACCACCACCTGCTCCTGGATGCCGATACCGTGTTAAGCAGGTTTGAGGAGCTGGGCCAGCGGCAGGACCAGCCCATTGCCGATGGCGCCTGGATATCGAGCTGTTTGCTTAGCGAGCATGCCGCAGCAAAGGTAAAGGTGGTGCTAAGCGGTGCCGGTGCCGACGAGCTTTTTGCAGGCTATCACCGCCACAGCGCATTTGCCAAATATTTAGCGCACCAGGGCCTGATAAAATCTTTTCTGCCCCTGCTCAAAAGCGGCAGAAAGCTGTTGCCGGCAGGCAGAAATGTACCTGGCCGCAAGCAATGGCAGCTGATGAAAAAATTCGGAAAAAACTTAAGCGCCAATCCCTACCAGACTTTTGCCAATTTCACCAGCCTGTCCATCCTGGCCAATGGTACCGAAGCGGAAAGCATTTCAGGAGCAGATCCGCTGCAGTGGGCGCTGGATCGCGACCGACAGCAGTACCTAATAAGCGATTTGCTGGCCCTGAATGACAAATCTGGCATGCAGTGGGGGCTGGAAATGCGCATGCCTTACCTGGATGGCCCGCTTTCTGAATACATCAGCCGGCTGCCGGCTGCCTATCTGTTAAATGGAGGGAGAAAATGGATTCTGAAGTCTCTCCTGCAGAAGTATGGGGGTAAGACCTACACCCTGCGCTCCAAGGAGGGCTTCGGGTTGCCATTTGGCGCCTGGGTGCAGCAGGGAAAGACTGATTTTCTCTGGCAATGGCTGGAGCAGAAGGAGCACCCCCTGCACGAGCTGCTACCCCCCGCCATTACAAAAGAGCTGCTGCAGGCCCACCGGCAGGGCAAGGCAGATTACAGCCAGGAACTCATGGCGTTGGCCCTCTTATCCATCTGGATAGAGAAAAACTTTGGATGA
- a CDS encoding gliding motility-associated protein glde (COG1253 Hemolysins and related proteins containing CBS domains) — MNNTLDDPYRPEPGEPPSGKHVNNIADNGSAGFGQMGAYAALPLLLPNVLMQVPLQVAVSPSDWLFYTISGLALVFLLLMSALISGSEVAYFSFDGADVAECQRSPAAADKKVLKLLEKPRSLLATILILNNFTNIAIVTLSTFVTWRIVGGRTTEGLVVTLLTFLVTVLIVFFGEVVPKVYATSNNLSFARRMSGFLSGAETFFRPLSWFLIRFSNIIEKRIVRKNFQITVDHLNLALDITTSQGTTEEEKGILKGIVNFGTLTVKQVMRSRLDITAFDYEYDFHELMDKVNKSGYSRVPVYEETVDTLKGVLYVKDLLPYLHENEYFKWQDLLRPVFYIPETKKIDSLLKDFQEKRIHLAIVVDEYGGTSGLITLEDIIEEIVGEINDEFDEEDIAYNKLDETTYVFEGKTSLNDFAKIISVDPAIFEVMKGESESLGGLLLEINNKLPRAGEKIYFERFVFTVVSVDMKRIKRVRVLIKPVVNEVKPVRGVRASS, encoded by the coding sequence TTGAACAATACTTTAGATGACCCCTACCGGCCGGAGCCGGGAGAGCCTCCTTCGGGAAAACATGTGAATAACATTGCCGATAACGGTTCTGCCGGCTTCGGGCAAATGGGTGCTTATGCCGCTTTGCCCCTTCTGCTGCCCAATGTGCTGATGCAAGTTCCCCTGCAGGTTGCAGTATCGCCCTCAGATTGGTTATTTTACACCATCAGCGGTTTAGCCCTGGTTTTTCTGCTGCTAATGTCTGCCCTTATTTCCGGCTCCGAGGTGGCTTATTTTTCTTTTGATGGCGCAGATGTAGCCGAATGTCAGCGCAGTCCTGCCGCAGCCGATAAAAAGGTGCTTAAGTTGCTGGAAAAGCCCAGAAGCCTGCTGGCTACCATCCTCATTCTCAATAACTTTACCAACATTGCCATTGTAACACTTTCTACCTTTGTTACCTGGCGCATAGTAGGTGGCCGTACTACCGAGGGATTGGTGGTTACCCTGCTTACTTTTCTGGTTACAGTACTGATCGTGTTTTTTGGAGAGGTGGTGCCCAAGGTGTATGCTACCAGCAACAACTTAAGCTTTGCCCGCCGCATGTCTGGTTTTTTAAGTGGCGCCGAAACGTTTTTCAGGCCGCTAAGCTGGTTCCTGATCCGCTTTAGCAACATTATTGAAAAGCGCATAGTCCGCAAAAATTTTCAGATAACGGTAGATCATCTTAACCTTGCCCTGGATATTACCACAAGCCAGGGCACAACAGAAGAGGAAAAGGGCATCCTGAAAGGAATTGTAAACTTCGGAACCCTTACCGTAAAACAGGTGATGCGTTCCCGCCTTGACATTACCGCCTTCGACTATGAGTATGATTTCCATGAGCTCATGGATAAAGTAAATAAATCCGGATACTCACGCGTGCCGGTTTATGAGGAAACGGTAGATACCCTGAAAGGCGTGCTCTATGTAAAAGACCTGCTGCCTTACCTGCACGAAAATGAATATTTTAAGTGGCAGGATCTGCTGCGCCCGGTCTTCTATATTCCGGAAACAAAGAAAATAGACTCCCTGCTGAAAGATTTTCAGGAAAAGCGTATTCACCTGGCGATAGTGGTAGATGAGTATGGAGGTACCTCCGGTCTGATCACGCTCGAGGATATTATTGAAGAAATAGTAGGAGAGATCAATGATGAGTTCGATGAGGAGGATATTGCCTACAACAAGCTGGATGAAACCACTTACGTGTTTGAGGGTAAAACTTCCCTGAATGATTTTGCAAAGATCATATCCGTAGATCCTGCTATATTCGAGGTGATGAAGGGAGAAAGCGAATCCCTGGGCGGCCTCCTGCTGGAAATCAACAACAAGCTGCCCCGCGCTGGCGAAAAG
- a CDS encoding histone family protein DNA-binding protein (COG0776 Bacterial nucleoid DNA-binding protein) — MTKAEIIAEIAEQTGIDKADVQTTVEAFFDVVKESMASGHNIYVRGFGSFVNKKRARKIARNISQNTAMVIDEHFVPSFKPSKVFIDKVKSSDKVKEFNDEMKLTEEVDG; from the coding sequence GTGACGAAAGCTGAAATTATTGCAGAAATTGCTGAGCAGACCGGTATCGACAAAGCCGACGTACAAACCACTGTTGAAGCATTCTTTGATGTGGTGAAAGAGTCAATGGCTAGCGGCCATAACATCTACGTACGTGGGTTTGGCAGCTTTGTCAACAAGAAGAGAGCACGCAAGATTGCGCGCAACATCTCTCAGAATACCGCTATGGTAATTGATGAGCACTTTGTACCTAGCTTCAAACCTTCTAAAGTCTTTATCGACAAGGTAAAAAGCAGCGATAAAGTGAAAGAGTTCAATGACGAAATGAAACTAACCGAAGAAGTGGACGGTTAA
- a CDS encoding A/G-specific adenine glycosylase (COG1194 A/G-specific DNA glycosylase), whose translation MFYQDNHIENSHLVAAKLIGWYQQHHRDLPWRHSNNPYQIWLSEIILQQTRVQQGLPYYQRFIAAFPTVQELAAAPEQEVLRLWQGLGYYNRARNLHACARQVVEQHGGQFPQSYESLQKLPGIGKYTAAAIVSFAFKKAVPVVDGNVYRVLARLYGETTDIARPEAFKTFFKIAEQLIDHQQPDIFNQSIMEFGALHCTPLKPLCLYCPLQQQCWAFAHSQQEALPVKSKKAAVRFRYFHYLVLASADGKLLLRPRPAGDIWQGLFDFYLVEADGLQEEPEALEDPLIQEVMRLQPVYDVSPAYSHQLTHQRLHVRFFHFNLSTRQIKKLAIPPEFALFSASEVDQIPKPVLIQNYLKDVRF comes from the coding sequence TTGTTCTATCAGGATAACCATATAGAAAACAGCCACTTGGTTGCAGCCAAACTTATCGGCTGGTACCAGCAACACCACCGCGATTTGCCCTGGCGGCACAGTAACAATCCGTACCAGATCTGGCTCTCGGAAATCATCCTTCAGCAAACGCGTGTGCAGCAGGGACTGCCTTACTATCAGCGCTTTATAGCTGCTTTTCCTACTGTGCAGGAGCTGGCTGCAGCACCCGAGCAGGAGGTGCTCAGACTGTGGCAGGGGCTGGGGTATTACAACAGGGCGCGCAACCTCCATGCCTGTGCCCGGCAGGTAGTGGAGCAGCATGGTGGCCAGTTTCCACAATCGTACGAATCACTGCAAAAATTACCTGGTATTGGTAAATATACTGCGGCGGCAATTGTTTCTTTTGCCTTCAAAAAGGCAGTTCCGGTGGTAGATGGAAACGTTTACAGGGTTTTAGCAAGGCTGTATGGAGAAACTACCGATATTGCCAGGCCCGAAGCTTTCAAAACATTTTTTAAAATAGCTGAACAGCTCATCGATCACCAGCAGCCTGATATATTTAATCAGTCTATTATGGAATTTGGTGCGCTGCACTGCACTCCTCTTAAGCCGCTGTGCCTCTACTGCCCCCTGCAGCAGCAGTGCTGGGCATTTGCGCATAGCCAGCAGGAGGCACTGCCGGTAAAGAGTAAAAAAGCGGCTGTACGTTTCCGTTACTTTCATTACCTGGTGCTGGCATCAGCCGATGGTAAATTGCTGCTGCGCCCCCGCCCCGCCGGAGATATCTGGCAGGGCCTCTTTGATTTTTACTTAGTGGAAGCCGATGGGCTGCAGGAGGAGCCCGAAGCTTTGGAAGACCCTCTTATACAGGAAGTCATGCGGCTGCAGCCCGTATATGATGTATCTCCGGCCTACAGTCACCAGCTAACCCACCAGCGACTGCATGTGCGGTTTTTCCACTTTAACCTTAGCACCAGGCAGATAAAAAAACTGGCTATTCCTCCTGAATTTGCCCTGTTTTCTGCCTCTGAGGTGGATCAGATTCCAAAACCTGTGCTAATTCAAAACTATTTGAAAGATGTACGATTTTAA
- a CDS encoding ribonuclease, rne/rng family protein (COG1530 Ribonucleases G and E), whose translation MSYELLINSTQDGSRIALLKDKGLVEFHLEHDESRFTVGDIYLGTVRKVSQGLNAAFIDIGYEKDGFLHYLDLGPRVQSLNKFTKLVQQGKLAGGPQNGKLASFKLEPEIDKHGKIGQVLSKNQQILVQVVKEPISTKGPRLSCELSIAGRYLILVPFSDSINVSKKIGNSEERQRLMRLITSIRPEGFGVIIRTVAEGKEVAQLDRDLEELVNKWENGIKKLRTAKPREKIIGEMNRASSILRDVLNESFDSIITDDEEMFSDIKDYIRSIAPDKQKIVKLHNGKVKPFEQYGIEKQLKSLFGQTVSLQGGGYLVIEHTEALHVIDVNSGNKSNSAEDQESTALQVNLQAAKEVARQLRLRDMGGIIVVDFIDMRKPDNKRKVYDAVKDEMKDDRSKFTILPLTKFGLMQITRQRVRPELNIATREKCPTCNGTGKITASILVSDEIENHLDFLMTRQNERSIKLALHPYLYSYFTNGIISKRMKWFMKYNRWVNLEQDSSLGVTDFRFMNGKDEVIEIVPKQIS comes from the coding sequence TTGAGTTACGAACTGTTAATCAATTCTACTCAGGATGGTAGCCGTATAGCCCTCTTAAAAGACAAAGGCCTTGTTGAGTTTCATCTGGAGCACGACGAAAGTCGGTTTACCGTAGGTGATATTTATCTCGGTACGGTACGTAAAGTATCTCAGGGGCTCAACGCAGCGTTCATTGACATTGGGTACGAAAAAGACGGATTTCTGCACTACCTCGATTTGGGGCCGAGGGTGCAGTCATTAAACAAGTTTACCAAGCTGGTACAGCAGGGTAAACTCGCGGGTGGTCCGCAAAATGGAAAACTGGCAAGCTTTAAGCTGGAGCCTGAAATTGACAAACACGGCAAGATCGGCCAGGTACTTAGCAAGAATCAGCAGATTCTGGTACAGGTAGTAAAAGAGCCAATCTCAACCAAAGGCCCCCGCCTTTCCTGCGAACTCTCTATAGCTGGCCGTTACCTTATTCTGGTGCCTTTTTCTGATAGCATTAATGTATCGAAAAAGATCGGCAACTCTGAAGAGCGCCAGCGGCTCATGCGCCTGATTACCTCCATCAGACCTGAAGGGTTTGGGGTAATTATTCGCACGGTAGCAGAAGGCAAGGAAGTTGCTCAGCTTGACCGCGATCTTGAAGAACTTGTTAACAAGTGGGAGAACGGAATCAAAAAATTGCGCACTGCCAAACCCAGGGAAAAGATTATTGGCGAAATGAACCGCGCCTCCTCTATTCTCAGAGATGTGCTTAACGAAAGCTTTGATTCCATCATTACCGACGATGAGGAGATGTTTTCTGACATTAAGGATTACATCCGCTCCATTGCGCCAGACAAGCAAAAGATCGTAAAACTCCACAATGGTAAGGTTAAACCCTTTGAACAATACGGAATCGAAAAACAGCTAAAAAGCCTTTTCGGTCAAACCGTTAGTCTTCAGGGTGGTGGTTATCTCGTTATTGAACATACCGAAGCCTTGCACGTGATTGATGTTAACAGCGGAAACAAGTCTAATTCCGCCGAAGACCAGGAAAGCACAGCCCTGCAGGTTAATTTACAGGCAGCAAAAGAAGTAGCACGGCAGCTACGTTTGCGCGATATGGGTGGCATTATTGTAGTCGATTTTATCGATATGCGTAAGCCCGATAATAAGCGCAAGGTTTATGATGCGGTTAAAGACGAAATGAAAGACGACCGCTCTAAATTTACCATACTGCCGCTTACCAAGTTTGGCCTCATGCAAATTACCCGGCAACGGGTACGGCCTGAGCTGAACATTGCTACACGAGAAAAATGCCCCACCTGTAATGGAACAGGCAAAATAACAGCTTCCATTCTGGTATCTGACGAAATTGAAAACCATCTGGACTTCCTCATGACCCGCCAGAACGAGCGCAGCATCAAGCTTGCCCTGCATCCGTATCTCTATTCTTACTTTACCAATGGAATTATTTCCAAGCGGATGAAGTGGTTTATGAAGTACAACCGCTGGGTAAACCTGGAGCAGGACTCCTCTCTTGGTGTAACCGATTTCCGGTTCATGAATGGAAAAGATGAAGTTATTGAGATAGTACCCAAGCAAATAAGCTAA
- a CDS encoding single-stranded DNA binding protein (COG0629 Single-stranded DNA-binding protein): MAGVNKVILIGNLGKDPEVRAMDSGRKVANFPLATTETYKDRDGNRQEQTEWHNIVFWGPIADTVERYLKKGNSVYIEGRIRTRSYQDKDNQTRYITEIMGQNLTMLGGGGGRSEGSGGGDYGSAQNTGGQQSSAGQTSSQPQPTSFSSSGGDEDDLPF, encoded by the coding sequence ATGGCAGGAGTAAACAAAGTTATTTTGATAGGCAATTTGGGCAAAGACCCCGAAGTACGTGCTATGGACAGTGGCCGTAAGGTAGCCAACTTTCCGCTGGCAACAACAGAAACATATAAAGACCGCGACGGTAACAGGCAAGAGCAAACCGAATGGCACAATATTGTTTTCTGGGGGCCTATTGCAGATACTGTAGAGCGCTATCTTAAAAAAGGAAATTCGGTGTACATAGAAGGGCGCATTCGTACCCGCAGCTATCAGGATAAGGATAACCAAACCCGCTACATTACGGAAATCATGGGCCAGAACCTGACCATGCTGGGTGGCGGCGGCGGTCGTTCCGAAGGAAGCGGCGGCGGCGATTACGGCAGCGCCCAGAATACCGGAGGGCAGCAAAGCTCTGCCGGGCAAACTTCTTCACAGCCCCAGCCAACAAGCTTTAGCAGCAGCGGTGGCGATGAAGACGATTTGCCATTTTAA